The genomic window gtcttttaaagatcagaaggaaaactagaaaacccaaaaagaaagctgctgcagtgtgccatgccccttctctactgagaaaatccatcccaaaaagagaaaagcccaagtgtgaagtgagcaccctgttaaaccttggtaccgaaagcctgcagtcattctcatcttaggtggcttcattccagccagaagcccaaacctgcctccctcttaaaggggcagcaggtcagtccaaccacagaaaccttcatgaagatctgaagctttcagcatccacaattgttgcacctcacttccattggagtccaaatcagaagtcaacaagttgattctacaccgattctacacaatgcaaccattttaaaaatgtttccatgcataagttttcacaaatatttagataaatctgtttgttcatcgcctccttttgtaatggtcattaaagaaaatgaccttgtttgagtttttctcctcacaaatatgactttctatgaacgatgcaataaatgcagcttgcaatctaagacaatatggaagtatgtgtatataatagtagtggaagtagttcataaaataatacattttctcttctaatcgaatctttctatgttattaaagaaaaacctgcaattagtcaacaacatctaagacatcaaccaaaaatcctaattttatacaatataatataaaacagtagagaagactctttctgcagagacactggtggcaggaatgcagaagtatcacttgctcaacttggaaggtggagcagaaaccaccagctgagaaggtcctcagcgagaggaagtggtggagaaccatgaaacttgctaagctccacctcagctccagagacgggctgagctggagctgtggcaccaggtatcgcccagaagagcctccaacaaacaagctcttctcttgggaggagagggctttgaatctcagctcagtgtgcttgtctctagtaggtggcagctgccccttttcctgaggtccttgttgatgacctgaggggaattgatgctcctgagtgtagggattgcagggtcgctgcagcatcgcccacaagctatcaggagtgggtcgctttgtcccaactcctgacaagagttgagtgctattgagaaatgtggtttcacaaacttggaaggaattttgacctacacacactttacatacggtgtagatcttgtccaaccgccctgaaagaacccaaaatacgaacatacggcagataagccggtgcaggacgagaggtttgttgcttgtaagctgtgttttgctctggtacatgttgatttttatttgtcttctctcaaaataattgttattttagactaagtggctgcaggttatcagagaccagctgtgattctgtggcctcagctctgaagtccaacctctcccatctgagggttctgaacctgagctacaacacgttgcgggattcaggagtgaagcggctctgttctggactggagagtccaaactgtaaactggagaggctcaggtcagtcttcatttttctacctatataccagctgctaagatggtgaagtgaggctgttctcaacactgctgtgatgcacaacattaaaaaaattccttgtaatatcgtgaattcaggtctgacccaactaagaactaacgtaggtttagtactgacgcagataacatgcagacctgcaccgtataacctcatcctgcatttttcagattgattcagtgcaggttatcagagatcagctgtgactctctggtctcggcgctgaggtccaatccctcccatctcagagaactggacctgagtgagaaccagctgaaggatccaggagtgaagctgctctgtggttttctccactttccaaactgccgactggaaactctgaggtaaacaccattctcaaaaatgtccattattccatccgagggtcctcacactttctgagtgtgtgtgttgtgcccagttccttcaggagggagggccacacggtgaccacttattcatgataaattgatttaaggacaatgaaaaagccgacagatggtaaccaaaattagacaaaactacgtgagggtgcctggtagacaccagccaacggggagggagatggtgagggggacaggaagtcatctaagacaggttggctgtttctgaaaccaccccctataccctacatagtgcactcaatagtgtggacgccattttgaaatagtgtccgaattgttagtgagcatcgctgtaccctatgtagtgcactcaatgtatcccacaatgcactgcgaaaagtacaagcgagcaccctaactcggaaaatgtatccacccTAGCCCCcagccgtaaaggctgatgggatacattttttaacgtaatttctactgtgcggtttgatatatgaaatttttggaaataagaattttttttcagtaggggtccaatatgaacatcttaaaatattacaacataaatgtgtaaaaaaaaaatcaatcaatcttcactgatccccccctcacttaaaattgttcttcagaatcatctgttcctcaccaggcgacagaatctcagtaaaagaatatttacaaagatgaaaagtagctttgatccattttttgatggaaaaattgctttattaaatgttttcactacagcggaatatgacttgagaatgttccatcacgtcttggcttgaaaatgtcaagggacatgagttattttaggtaataagtaattattattgtattattattgacattaatatttcattttattatataaagttaattatagggtaaaatattgcattttcataaaatggccgctgaatgtatttctgatgggctaaaataattaaatggatctggccacttttcccggcgaccggttcgtaattattatgcgacaccatgacgtcactttacgtgcgccgtaaatgacgccgttgtctgaatactaactttaaattgagtgagctacgtagttcactcaatccatgtcccccatgtagtgagtagtgaacagggaacgagggtgtggagtcggaaacagccgttgtgcctttaaagatgagccacaggtgagatggatctccatgatgagatgggagggaaagaggtggggagaacctgggaagagtgagggccagaacaatatatattctcctttggaacagtgcaaacctgagaggttggaattgtggtaattacatattactattatttttttaacctgtaactaaattaaatatttacagatcatgcctttgattaacctttcagattaatactggtttcacttataaccttataaaagtttcccttctttatttagattaagtgtctgcagcttatcagagatcagctgtgactctctggcctcggcgctgaggtccaatccctcccatctgagggttctggacctgagtgagaaccagctgcaggattcagagctgaagctgctgtctgctctcgtagagaatccacactatgggctggagacattgattcagtagctggttgaagccagtcaactcccgctcatctgctgcatcactcactgaccactggtgaagagcatctgtggaaacatctgccgtctactccctccatagatgaagaattcagtttttaaaaagcggtggtggactttcaggagatcagtcgatggtcgacaaagcagaagcagctttgccttgaagttaaattagttcctggtatcacacaatgcatctttataaagttctaaatggctcctcggccactcttagaagcatgaaaacattctcttaattgtctcttcaaatgtctgtattatacgttactattttacatcatgccttcagaatctttagggtttagtatttactgtatctgtgacatggagcattggaatatttcagctgcagccagcaaaaacccatcagaatgacggctatcggtgggaaccgcaggtcatttgactttagtcaatctgttcaatgttataggatttattgcaatctaataaaaacaaataataaatgtgggaaatagtaaataaaaagaagcaaaatgaccaaataaaactcccatcaatactgtaaatttaaagatgtcaagaatggaatatcagctggagtggagtggctggagtggaggccaatgacgctatagctacatgtaggtacatatagatcaccgtttaTCACAgctccatttccccagttccctcctgtccccctgcctctgctccactcacctgcagcacagctgcagctcattcccaatcagccctgctatcagcctcccctgcactctcactctttgccagattgttcttctgctttgatgcgagactttccagcgttatttccctgctggattacccgttaccgaccctgcctgtctccgttctgcctgccttgcctgttccctggacaacctacctgctttctgcccctgactacgacttctgcctcagcgtttctggttcctgtctgctcacctggttttgacttctccgcctggccccgacttcgctgctgctcgtccccagtctgctccgctacatcgtcagcctcctctcctgtaagacccttcctgtcactcctgcccgctgtcagcggaactgcacggttccgaggatttacgtccttcccccttggttccgcattccggctctgctcgacccactccccgagcctgcaacccatagactttgtgtgggccctgagcctgaagaacggactatttccgtgtttccttgtctgcctgagttcctgtttgcccgtgtgctaataaaagtcattaccagaggaactcttttattgggggcagaaaaggtacatttttacctggtaaaattcagtcaaaagagcactaaaagcatgaataaactgaatcatgtagattctaatgacataagctggagctcctacagttacagcccataatgagactgcaactgtttctgtgaaagtgaacttttatacagtttacattctgcagatttctgtcaaatttcaatgcaaacattcacgttaatcgatataatagaaatctgttacacatcatggatcagtcagtaatcttggacaacagcaacgtttaatcctggatcactgctccatatatttaaatgaacaaagacggctgatactgatttaagacagaatttgtgcattttgatgatcacattcatcggatttttaaccactgatggaaacatactgattcatttaaatcaggggtgtcaaagtcaaatggacggagggccaaataaacaatgtagctccaagccgagggccagactgatccaatgttcatttaaaaatgactgcatatagtctagtgcaggggtcaccaacctttctgagacggagagctacttcctgggtactgaataatgtgaagggctaccagtctgatacacacttctgaaatagccaatttgctcaatttacctttaactaaatgtcattactAATAGTTagtgatattcatctctgcaaagacactgatcatgttaatgatttctcacaatgaatatcaacaatgatttaacaagatcgggaacagataaatatcaatatgcaacactttatttctatattttgtcttagtgcaagtgtttttcaaattgaaataaaaatgttcaaaccattttaaaatgatcacttctccaacagtcctaggaaatcacaatgtcccatttttaccagccactgacattttttaacaaatcatgaattactttgcaccacgtttgtacaaataataaatcatgtaaaattcaaaaataaactttcagattttaaaataaatctgattacgttttgaacttcacacttgagtctgcagattttttcacattaacattttaacataaacaattgttacattttacaaacacatttaacaaattctgaaggagacaccaaatctggtgtccgtttctttgtccgttggggggaagcctggcgttgctgctgttaccagtgtgtgtcctctggtggggaacttgacagtgcagctctgagtgagtctggcagatgtgcatcagggaggcgtcttctgtgttggttcttgatgaagttcatgtcagaaaaggctgattcacaaagagaggtcgaaccaaaaaggcttgcaaccttcatagctgctgtacattcaccactgtacttttctgtgtcaacaaggcaccaaaagtttggtgcagcctgagaggctttgagctgcagctcatttcacaatgttccaatttcaatttgcatctgtgcagcatccaggctgaaggttgcactgaactgctgagcaatgcatgatatgtccacgttcatgaaagggttagaaatgaatgacacacatggctcaagctgatccaggtcacaaaacctgttctcaaactcttgcccaagtctttttatgagctgagagcacttttctgcgctttagtccaaagcctcacatgcagaagcgttgtctctcagcaccatctgcacagaggggaagtgcagcaccttttgtctgtaaatgcatcgagaaaatgttcatcttggctttaaatgcatttacagcactgatcctatcagcaacagtctcacctttgccttgcagctcccagttcaaactgttccgtttcccagtaaaacgttaaaaatgcaaggtccagtgtccagtcagtgtcctccagcagcgcggcgtcttcccctctggactgcatgaactcttttatttcactcaaaagggacaaaaaaagaagcaaaatccgtcccctgctgagccatcggatttctgtgtgtaggagcaggtcaccatattcagttggcagctccactggggaacaatgtgaaaatatcctgttgaaattattctaaattattctgattaaaaataaaattggcacgctgattccaaaattacagtcattttccccccagcccgtcaagttttgaaagcttctcctccagatcagcaaatttcccctaatgagctggagtcagactggccagctgatgacaactggatcagctccgttggtgccgtcaccattaagaggtgtgtgcagcccccaaaaggtcagaactgtcaatatcctatagggacactttgaaccagaggggatcctatagatcaaaaagttgacacagtttgattcctcacccaaaaacgaacatctgtcagacgaactccagttgtttcccagtatttcagttaaaacgtggaccaaattgttctgaagagaggcgcttgtgctggatatgacgcgatccaaccacaaacacgtgacgtgtagaggcaGAAGAcacgaaagtgaaagttctcaacttcgggctccatcttgagtgaccgagccctgatggaaaacctctaatattcaggtagcatttggttctttcactgctgtcgtctcgaatcaatgttccgctgcgagatgcggcttaataacctgcgtgttcgcaatgagcgtgcgcgtgtttcggacgcacattgcggctggtcgacgggaatgttgtgacggatgatcaaactttgtaccgtgtttcctctaactgggttttccgctaaccctgagccaacattttagaggttgaggaagcacattttaatactcacaataagtcgacaataatatttgcagttagtggaaaaatccaccgaaagagggacacaaacgcgacagttttagcctcctctctttgtccctccaccaggggacaatcgatcctttatttaaaaaaggagagtatgtaaagagggagagatcaaggcattccattttattgttttaacaactggttctttgtggaatatgaatttgtaattatggatttatgaaatgtgttctgttttgaataaagcagtcaagaaaacgaaacaaaacctaaacccatagtgttttcatatttttggtcctgaacatgtggtcagataagattagtctgagcagaattgggtgttttttgccctttgctgtgtgtcatctattctattcagcatgttgggttgcttgacttctgttgggttgtggcaacttgatgcatcacttctgagatattgacacacctttttcctgaggctggctccaatgctgccaacacacctggccatggatatggtgggacttctgtgatgagtggggtaagaggtggtggacaagctctgctccaaaacaagcttgctagatatgtttgggatctcctccgccacaaccaccagctgcaactagtagctgtgcacgccatgcagagttttggcCTCTAGGTCAGggtacaaatgttttttccagcactatcatgtgttcgtgagaaacatgatgcacctgatcaaaaaaagctgcttgtaatctgacagacgagccatgatgagatgtcaaggtgcgttgttgaaaatgaagatcctcttcttggaatcctgtctgagatgacagaagatgatgctgcatttgaccgactttgatgatgtgatgacttatttctgtttagttttgaatgcattctcatcttatttgttgaatttaatgttgagaactgacatcttgaaagaatttaggttttcttggaaaccataaaaaatgatttaatttgtatttgtgtgcgtccgtctaatgccaccgcaccttttgaaacacccaggagaaacagtttttccacaactattttatatttaacatggtgtaaacttttaagatgtcccaaaactttttttccaatatatatgtggcctgtatgatgtacagggttacatcatataatagattttgatgtgaatgagccgacaatacgtcattggacagacctctgcttgtcttcatgctgagaatcatgttctttaaccttattttctgtgtcagcagactgttcctgcttaaccgtttagactcacatttaaaaatgagcgaatgtgtgatggaagaggaagagagagcaaagtccgtaatgtccagctgtgtgtccatgaagagtgacAGGTCCAAagggcaccctttaaacttcggtattggacctcaaggctcacctttaaagtaaggttttctgaaccacataactctgccttagaacatttcacaaccatacaaaacatcattttgtaggtattagcctctactatcgtgaaaaattaaattcatcagctctttaaaatgaaacggtgcacagtcctttcaccatgttggcctgtggaaaaccagtgttgtcggcccgatggaccagcgtccccgtcgttgccggaccaccgttggccaccagttgggttttgggatcaaagtgggggcgtttcctgtatccggttctcctcacggatccatgactacaacatgttgctgcaagtgcagagacgtttgctctggaaagaactttagagcacattcagtgctgcaggatgaggggctggaaaaggtgccagttcttttctcactgcagggaacagttaaaaaaagcagcttaaactctgaaaacatgaaaattatacagatacatcattgatttattgattcagttgttatccagaatggattagaaatgttcctgtttgataaaaatgcagtgaattgggattatttaacgacaacctctacagattatttaccttcatcacagtctcatcactatttctgatgtttcctcaggatggacgaggacagagcagagtccacagtgcccagctgggtgtccctgaagagtgaccagtccaaacaTGGAGtgatagacttcagaagttcagacaaaatgtaagaaaactaaagcgtgatgatgtgtttgtgtgccagctgttagtcacattaacagcagcaggttgtgagtttattattggagatgtttaacacttaaacctcagacagtcatatagttacatacttaatgtgaatattgttgattagaaacaagaatcatgtttaaactgaaagatgaattcagatataaatgctggaacaatattgagtcttgatcaggttctttcatcctataaatcaaaggactaatagagatgtgtttcatagtgagaggggggagcacatcctatcaaactgggaccagtcagctccaccaggagagtcctcttgttcacaatctggaagcagatctggagatgctgaaatgaagcccaaacaaagtaaaattgttcaatataaaaaTGAACTTGTGAcatcatgaatttgtagttgtgttgatgatttattatagatggaaatcattggtttacttattttcaggaagtgatctgcaggaggtgatagaaggtcataagatcagtctgaagagaagatgtgaacatgtgactgaaggaactaatgaagcaggaagtggaaccctgctgaacacgatctacactgagctctacatcactgagggacaaagtgaggaggtggacacacaacatgaggtgagacagcttgagagaacctccaagaagaacatccaggacactccaatcaagttccaggacatcttcaaagtcttatctgagcaacagagacacatcagagtggttctgaccaatggtgtcgccggcgttggaaaaaccttctcagtgcagaagttcagtctggactgggcagaaggtttggagaaccaagacatcagtctggtgcttccgctctcatgcagggagctgaacttgatcagagatgagcagcacagtcttctctcactgcttcatgttttccatccaacattacagaagatcagagcagaagatctgactgtctggaaacttctgttcatctttgatggcctggatgaaagcagattttcactggatttcaacaaccatcaggtcatctctgatgtcacacaagtatcgtcagttgcgtgctcctggtgaacctcatccaggggaacctgcttccctcagctctcatctggatcacctccagacctgcagcagcctatcagattcctccctggtgtgttgacaggatcacagaagtacgaggcttcactgactcccagaaggaggagtacttcaggaggaggttcagtgatgaagatctgtccaagagaatcatctcacacatcaaggctcaggagcctccacatcatgtgtctgatcccagttttgctggatcactgctatagttctggaggacatgatgaccagagaccagagaggagagctgcccaaaaccctgactgacctctactcacacttcctgagggttcagataaagaggaagaagcagaagtatggaggaaagcagagaccagaggaactgactaggctgataaaaaactccttctgaagttgggtcggctggcgtttgaacatctggagaaaggaaacatcatgttctactcagaagacctgaagcaatgtggactggacgtctccgaggtgtcggtgtactcaggagtttgtacagagatcttcaaaagagagagtgtgatcttccagaaatcagtctactgctttgttcatctgagcattcaggagtttctggctgccgtctacatgttccaccgttacaccatcaataaaaggattatggagtctttcctaaaatattcgaaacaacatcccttttcctggtttgttgggttgtacaCAAAatacgatccagtcacatctcttgatgacttcctctggagagcactaatgaaatctcttgaaagtgaaaattgccacctggacttgtttgttcgcttccttcatggtctctctctggagtccaatcagaggatcttgggtggactgttggatcagagggacagccacccagaaaccatccagaaggtcctcaacaacctgaaggaggagaacagtgataaaatctccccagacagaagcatcaacatcttccactgtctgatggagatgaaggatcagtcagtccatcaggagatccaagagttcctgaagtcagagaagaaatcagagaagaaactgtcagagatccactgttcagctctggcctacctgctgcagatgtcagaggaggttctggatgagctgaacctgcagcagtacaacacctcagtggagggacgacgtcgcctgattccagctgtgaggaactgcaggaaggccgtgtaagtccAGATGTGATTAAGAACACAGGCTGTTAACAGCAGACATGAGTGACTCTGTCAGGAAAAGGCTCCATTGAGTGATCTCACCAGACACTTTGTTCTTCTCGTGTTGTCCAGTGTTAGAAGCTTTTAAATTCCATGtctgaaggttaaaggtcatcttgTTCACAGCTACAGCTGGGAATTTAACATAAAAGCCatctctgttctgttttataCCTCCTAAAGAACATCTCCATTTCTGACCGATTATTTTTGGGTGACTATCTGAAACACCAGATGTTCTGTCGACTGTTTTCCTGTTCAGGTTTTCAGAAACGAGTGTGGACTCAACATATCTGCTCATATCTGACaggttgtattttgtctttattcagtttaaggtactgcaggttatcagagatcagctgtgatcctctggcctcggcgctgaggtccaatccctcccatctgagggttctggacctgaactACAACAGTCTAgaggattcaggggtgaagctgctctgttctggactggagagtccaaactgtaagctggagactctcaggtcagttcagctgtgtctaaAGTCCGTATTTcattcatctacaaagattccaagcagatttatttgtaactaagcaaagcaaaatcttaacacgtctgactgaaacaaatgggatttattgtggtttttagatTGAAtcgctgcaggttatcagagatcagctgtgactctctggcctcagcactgaggtccaatccctcccatctgagggttctggagctgagtgagaaccagctgaaggatccaggagtgaagctgctctgtggttttctccaggatcctctctgtgaga from Takifugu flavidus isolate HTHZ2018 unplaced genomic scaffold, ASM371156v2 ctg314, whole genome shotgun sequence includes these protein-coding regions:
- the LOC130520240 gene encoding NACHT, LRR and PYD domains-containing protein 12-like isoform X1 — its product is MILFLLNRLDSHLKMSECVMEEEERAKSVMSSCVSMKSDRSKGHPLNFGIGPQGSPLKMDEDRAESTVPSWVSLKSDQSKHGVIDFRSSDKMTNRDVFHSERGEHILSNWDQSAPPGESSCSQSGSRSGDAEMKPKQRSDLQEVIEGHKISLKRRCEHVTEGTNEAGSGTLLNTIYTELYITEGQSEEVDTQHEVRQLERTSKKNIQDTPIKFQDIFKVLSEQQRHIRVVLTNGVAGVGKTFSVQKFSLDWAEGLENQDISLVLPLSCRELNLIRDEQHSLLSLLHVFHPTLQKIRAEDLTVWKLLFIFDGLDESRFSLDFNNHQVISDVTQVSSVACSW
- the LOC130520240 gene encoding NACHT, LRR and PYD domains-containing protein 3-like isoform X4, whose product is MILFLLNRLDSHLKMSECVMEEEERAKSVMSSCVSMKSDRSKGHPLNFGIGPQGSPLNERGEHILSNWDQSAPPGESSCSQSGSRSGDAEMKPKQRSDLQEVIEGHKISLKRRCEHVTEGTNEAGSGTLLNTIYTELYITEGQSEEVDTQHEVRQLERTSKKNIQDTPIKFQDIFKVLSEQQRHIRVVLTNGVAGVGKTFSVQKFSLDWAEGLENQDISLVLPLSCRELNLIRDEQHSLLSLLHVFHPTLQKIRAEDLTVWKLLFIFDGLDESRFSLDFNNHQVISDVTQVSSVACSW
- the LOC130520240 gene encoding NACHT, LRR and PYD domains-containing protein 3-like isoform X2 produces the protein MILFLLNRLDSHLKMSECVMEEEERAKSVMSSCVSMKSDRSKGHPLNFGIGPQGSPLKMDEDRAESTVPSWVSLKSDQSKHGVIDFRSSDKIERGEHILSNWDQSAPPGESSCSQSGSRSGDAEMKPKQRSDLQEVIEGHKISLKRRCEHVTEGTNEAGSGTLLNTIYTELYITEGQSEEVDTQHEVRQLERTSKKNIQDTPIKFQDIFKVLSEQQRHIRVVLTNGVAGVGKTFSVQKFSLDWAEGLENQDISLVLPLSCRELNLIRDEQHSLLSLLHVFHPTLQKIRAEDLTVWKLLFIFDGLDESRFSLDFNNHQVISDVTQVSSVACSW
- the LOC130520240 gene encoding NACHT, LRR and PYD domains-containing protein 3-like isoform X3 encodes the protein MSECVMEEEERAKSVMSSCVSMKSDRSKGHPLNFGIGPQGSPLKMDEDRAESTVPSWVSLKSDQSKHGVIDFRSSDKIERGEHILSNWDQSAPPGESSCSQSGSRSGDAEMKPKQRSDLQEVIEGHKISLKRRCEHVTEGTNEAGSGTLLNTIYTELYITEGQSEEVDTQHEVRQLERTSKKNIQDTPIKFQDIFKVLSEQQRHIRVVLTNGVAGVGKTFSVQKFSLDWAEGLENQDISLVLPLSCRELNLIRDEQHSLLSLLHVFHPTLQKIRAEDLTVWKLLFIFDGLDESRFSLDFNNHQVISDVTQVSSVACSW
- the LOC130520240 gene encoding NACHT, LRR and PYD domains-containing protein 3-like isoform X5, giving the protein MDEDRAESTVPSWVSLKSDQSKHGVIDFRSSDKIERGEHILSNWDQSAPPGESSCSQSGSRSGDAEMKPKQRSDLQEVIEGHKISLKRRCEHVTEGTNEAGSGTLLNTIYTELYITEGQSEEVDTQHEVRQLERTSKKNIQDTPIKFQDIFKVLSEQQRHIRVVLTNGVAGVGKTFSVQKFSLDWAEGLENQDISLVLPLSCRELNLIRDEQHSLLSLLHVFHPTLQKIRAEDLTVWKLLFIFDGLDESRFSLDFNNHQVISDVTQVSSVACSW